A window from Candidatus Margulisiibacteriota bacterium encodes these proteins:
- a CDS encoding FMN-binding protein: MGLILAVFCVISAWGLAYVYMFTQTQIAANGQIALENSTKEVLPASGQGRAVAVKARGYGGEIELLVGIDAKGVVSGLKVLNHRETPGLGANITGTKFLGQFKGKKAGDRLEAKKDIDAISGATISSRAVCFGVKEALKKTP, translated from the coding sequence ATGGGACTGATCCTGGCGGTTTTCTGCGTTATCTCCGCCTGGGGTTTGGCTTATGTTTACATGTTCACGCAGACGCAGATCGCGGCGAACGGCCAGATCGCCTTGGAGAATTCGACCAAAGAGGTCCTGCCGGCGTCCGGCCAGGGGCGGGCGGTCGCCGTTAAGGCGCGCGGTTACGGCGGTGAGATCGAGCTGCTGGTCGGCATCGACGCCAAAGGGGTGGTGAGCGGGCTCAAGGTCCTGAACCACCGGGAAACGCCGGGGCTCGGTGCCAATATCACGGGAACCAAATTCCTCGGCCAGTTCAAAGGGAAGAAGGCCGGCGACCGGCTGGAAGCGAAAAAAGATATCGACGCAATCAGCGGGGCGACGATCTCCAGCCGGGCGGTCTGTTTCGGCGTTAAAGAGGCGTTGAAAAAAACACCATGA
- a CDS encoding electron transport complex subunit E, whose amino-acid sequence MSLWQDFNQGIIKENPVLRLMIGLCPTLAVSNNATNALGMSVAVAFVLICSNWVIAALRKFTPDQIRIPIFIIIISTFVTISDYIMQAYYPALYAALGVFVPLIVVNCIILGRAEAFAYKNPVLSSVLDGVGMSLGFAFALVSIGVVRELLGAGSVFGLTVFNPAVAATIMVLPPGAFITIGILMALLNKYENKVQ is encoded by the coding sequence ATGAGCTTATGGCAAGACTTTAACCAGGGAATAATCAAAGAGAACCCCGTTCTCCGGCTGATGATCGGGCTCTGTCCGACGCTGGCGGTCTCGAACAACGCGACCAACGCGCTCGGGATGAGCGTGGCGGTCGCTTTTGTCCTGATCTGCTCCAACTGGGTGATCGCGGCGCTCCGCAAATTCACCCCCGACCAGATCCGGATCCCGATCTTCATCATTATTATCTCCACTTTTGTCACGATCAGCGACTACATTATGCAGGCTTATTATCCGGCGCTGTACGCCGCGCTCGGCGTCTTCGTCCCGCTCATCGTCGTCAACTGCATCATCCTGGGCCGGGCGGAAGCGTTCGCTTACAAGAACCCGGTCCTCAGCTCGGTCCTCGACGGGGTGGGGATGAGCCTCGGGTTCGCTTTCGCGCTGGTCAGCATCGGCGTGGTCCGCGAGCTGCTCGGCGCCGGTTCGGTCTTCGGCCTGACGGTTTTCAATCCGGCCGTAGCGGCGACGATCATGGTCCTGCCGCCCGGGGCGTTCATCACGATCGGCATCCTGATGGCGCTGCTCAATAAATACGAGAACAAGGTGCAATAG
- a CDS encoding RnfABCDGE type electron transport complex subunit A, which yields MELFGIFFAAFLINNILLIRFIALCSFFGVSTKIDTSVGMSLAVIFVMTISSAVSWVIFHAILAPFHLEFLRTATFILTIAALVQLEELYLKKMIPTLYRAMGIYLPLITTNCAILAVAFLAIDYRYDFVQSMVYSLGVSFGYSLAIILFAYVRERMALAPIPKWFQGYPIAFITAALMSLAFLGFTGLFGL from the coding sequence GTGGAACTTTTCGGCATATTTTTCGCGGCGTTCCTGATCAATAACATCTTATTGATCCGTTTCATCGCGCTTTGTTCGTTCTTCGGCGTCTCGACCAAGATCGACACCTCGGTCGGGATGAGCCTGGCCGTCATCTTCGTCATGACGATCTCGTCCGCCGTTTCCTGGGTCATTTTCCACGCGATCCTGGCCCCGTTCCACCTGGAGTTCCTCCGGACGGCCACCTTTATTTTGACGATCGCGGCGCTCGTCCAGCTGGAAGAGCTCTATCTTAAGAAAATGATCCCGACCCTTTACCGGGCGATGGGGATCTACCTGCCGCTGATCACCACCAATTGCGCGATCCTGGCGGTCGCTTTCCTGGCGATCGATTACCGCTACGACTTCGTTCAGTCGATGGTCTATTCGCTTGGCGTCTCGTTCGGCTACTCGCTGGCGATCATCCTGTTCGCCTACGTCCGCGAGCGGATGGCGCTGGCGCCGATCCCGAAATGGTTCCAGGGTTATCCGATCGCCTTTATCACCGCGGCGCTGATGTCGCTCGCTTTCCTCGGTTTTACGGGGTTGTTCGGGCTATGA
- a CDS encoding RnfABCDGE type electron transport complex subunit B: protein MIITSIVVLGIMGFVFAALLALAADYFAIEVDPRVSSIIAILPGANCGACGAGGCHDFAERVVKGEIAVSGCVVGGAEVAKKIAEIMGTSGFTVHKKVAAVHCGANEGQRRRNAHYYGVKTCQNADIVGTAGMMCAYGCLGYGDCFCACAFDAIKMVDGLPQIDPEKCTACGKCVAACPRGIISLRPYNLPVRVACSSHDGPAATRKNCPVGCIACKICEKAVPEVFKVVANLAVLDYAQTGVNCDPAVEKCPTKCILKS, encoded by the coding sequence ATGATCATAACTTCGATCGTTGTTCTGGGGATAATGGGGTTCGTCTTTGCGGCGCTCCTGGCGCTGGCGGCCGATTATTTCGCGATCGAGGTCGATCCGCGGGTCAGCTCGATCATCGCGATCCTGCCCGGCGCGAACTGCGGCGCCTGCGGCGCCGGCGGCTGCCACGATTTTGCCGAGCGGGTCGTTAAGGGAGAGATCGCGGTCAGCGGCTGCGTCGTCGGCGGGGCGGAAGTCGCCAAGAAGATCGCCGAGATCATGGGGACGTCCGGTTTTACCGTCCACAAGAAGGTTGCCGCGGTCCATTGCGGGGCGAACGAGGGCCAGCGGCGGCGGAACGCGCACTACTATGGGGTCAAAACCTGTCAGAACGCCGACATTGTCGGTACGGCCGGCATGATGTGCGCTTACGGCTGTCTCGGCTACGGCGACTGTTTCTGCGCCTGCGCTTTTGACGCCATTAAGATGGTCGACGGTCTCCCTCAGATCGACCCGGAAAAATGCACCGCCTGCGGCAAATGCGTCGCCGCCTGTCCGCGCGGCATCATCAGCTTGCGCCCTTACAACTTGCCCGTCCGCGTCGCCTGTTCGTCGCACGACGGCCCGGCCGCGACCAGGAAAAATTGCCCGGTCGGCTGTATCGCCTGCAAAATATGCGAAAAAGCGGTTCCCGAAGTTTTTAAGGTAGTCGCCAACCTGGCGGTGCTCGATTACGCCCAGACCGGCGTCAACTGCGATCCGGCCGTGGAAAAATGCCCCACCAAGTGTATACTTAAGTCGTAG
- a CDS encoding 6-bladed beta-propeller, with the protein MKKTILALVCLISFVFLLGCGEGIPDLVVTTTTTVAPGTTTTTGTGSTTTTTTTTTSTTTTTIGAYIVGGFTAAGEFNRPSGIFIDNSGNFYVSEMMGCRVQKFDSSWAHQLTIGGYGNSNGQFIMPRGVAVKSGNIYVADTNNDRIQMFNSSGVFQWTYGSAGTGIGAFDGPQRLSFSGAGDLYVTDYGNNRAQYFDLTGGTPSYFGEFDGTAGGGTAFSKPRGLFHTTSDQFWVTSTDNVKIQQYNPAGSFLFGFDSAGSPSGVAIDSSLNVFVADDDNNHIYKYNSAGTLQTTIGSTGKGAGQFNGAEDVAVDGSDNIYVVDANNHRVQKFDNSGNLLAIYGSQATAEGKFNMPACVAIDAGKNSYVTDMYNARVQKFTPAGVFLWQFGELGIGDGQFANAVGIAVDAAGNILVVNSGNDRVQKFDSSGALVSKFGSTGSAHGQFDQPAGIALDASGNIYVADTDNDRIEMFNSLGVHQATYGSSGAGDGQLDGARGVAVDAAGNIFVADTNNHRVQRFNAAGTMTLKFGSYGPGNSQFKSPFAVAVDGAGNIYVADYENHRIQKFDSAGNYLASYGSPGSGSGQFGYPSDVKSDSAGNLWVIDSANNRMQYIPAGTF; encoded by the coding sequence ATGAAAAAAACAATTTTGGCGCTGGTCTGTTTAATTTCTTTCGTGTTCCTGCTCGGCTGCGGCGAGGGGATACCCGATCTGGTCGTTACTACTACCACCACGGTCGCGCCGGGGACGACGACCACGACCGGGACCGGGTCGACAACAACGACGACCACGACAACGACCAGCACCACCACGACGACGATCGGGGCTTACATTGTCGGCGGTTTTACCGCGGCCGGCGAATTTAACCGGCCGTCCGGCATCTTTATCGATAACAGCGGTAATTTTTACGTGTCGGAAATGATGGGGTGCCGGGTGCAGAAATTCGACAGCAGCTGGGCGCACCAATTGACGATCGGCGGATACGGGAACAGCAACGGCCAGTTCATCATGCCGCGCGGGGTGGCGGTCAAGAGCGGCAATATTTATGTCGCCGATACCAATAACGACCGGATCCAGATGTTCAACAGCAGCGGTGTTTTTCAGTGGACCTACGGGAGCGCGGGGACCGGGATCGGCGCGTTCGACGGTCCGCAGCGGCTCTCTTTTTCCGGCGCCGGCGACCTTTACGTGACCGACTACGGCAACAACCGGGCCCAGTACTTCGACCTGACCGGCGGGACGCCGAGTTACTTTGGGGAGTTCGACGGTACAGCCGGCGGCGGGACCGCTTTCAGCAAACCGCGCGGATTATTCCACACGACCAGCGACCAGTTTTGGGTCACTTCGACCGATAATGTGAAGATCCAGCAGTACAATCCGGCCGGCAGCTTTTTATTCGGCTTCGATTCGGCCGGTTCGCCTTCTGGAGTGGCGATCGATTCATCGTTAAATGTTTTCGTGGCCGATGACGATAATAACCACATTTATAAATACAACTCTGCCGGCACGCTCCAAACGACGATCGGTTCGACCGGTAAGGGGGCTGGCCAGTTCAACGGGGCGGAGGATGTGGCGGTCGACGGTTCCGATAACATTTATGTCGTCGACGCCAATAATCACCGGGTCCAGAAATTTGATAACAGCGGCAACCTGCTGGCTATTTACGGTTCGCAGGCGACCGCCGAAGGGAAATTCAACATGCCGGCTTGCGTGGCGATCGACGCGGGCAAGAACAGCTACGTGACCGACATGTACAATGCCCGGGTGCAAAAATTCACCCCGGCCGGGGTCTTCCTCTGGCAGTTCGGTGAGCTCGGCATCGGGGACGGCCAATTTGCCAACGCGGTTGGGATCGCCGTTGACGCGGCCGGGAATATCTTGGTGGTTAACAGCGGTAATGACCGGGTCCAAAAGTTCGACAGCTCCGGCGCCTTAGTCAGCAAGTTCGGCTCGACCGGCAGCGCCCACGGCCAGTTTGACCAGCCTGCCGGCATCGCCCTGGACGCGAGCGGCAATATTTATGTGGCCGATACGGACAACGACCGGATCGAGATGTTCAACAGCCTTGGCGTTCACCAGGCGACGTACGGCAGTTCCGGGGCGGGCGACGGGCAGCTCGATGGGGCGCGCGGGGTAGCGGTCGACGCGGCGGGCAACATCTTCGTCGCGGATACCAATAACCACCGGGTCCAGCGGTTCAACGCCGCCGGGACGATGACCTTGAAATTCGGCAGTTACGGGCCGGGCAACAGCCAGTTCAAATCGCCGTTCGCGGTCGCGGTCGACGGTGCGGGCAACATCTACGTGGCCGATTACGAGAACCACCGGATCCAGAAATTCGACAGCGCCGGCAACTACCTGGCGAGTTACGGTTCGCCGGGGAGCGGCAGCGGCCAGTTCGGTTATCCGAGCGACGTCAAGTCCGACAGCGCCGGCAATCTCTGGGTGATCGACAGCGCCAATAACCGGATGCAGTATATCCCGGCCGGGACATTCTAA
- a CDS encoding DUF4412 domain-containing protein, with protein MNKQIIAVCLMSALALAAEAAVQEFSADVVTKTKGQTINSKLNYGGDKWRLETTAGGKKTVSIVRSDKKVVWMVMPEQRLYLEQKMGPEHQRGMTAKQNGEVSRKKIGREPVNGVAADKYEVTYKNGRKTEKMHQWISDDKWPVKSAAVDGSWSTEFKNINKGDQPEVLFSVPAGFNKMSLPSMRAPRGMNPSNLYRNMKELPDQE; from the coding sequence ATGAACAAGCAAATTATCGCGGTTTGCCTGATGTCCGCTCTGGCCCTGGCGGCCGAGGCCGCCGTCCAGGAGTTTTCGGCCGACGTGGTGACGAAAACCAAAGGGCAGACCATTAACTCCAAGCTGAATTACGGCGGCGATAAATGGCGCCTGGAGACGACGGCCGGCGGCAAGAAGACGGTCTCGATCGTCCGGAGCGACAAGAAGGTCGTCTGGATGGTCATGCCGGAACAGCGGCTCTACCTGGAACAGAAAATGGGACCGGAACACCAGCGGGGGATGACGGCGAAGCAAAACGGCGAAGTATCGCGCAAAAAGATCGGCCGGGAGCCGGTCAACGGGGTCGCGGCCGACAAATACGAAGTGACCTACAAGAACGGCCGCAAGACCGAGAAGATGCACCAGTGGATCTCCGATGACAAATGGCCGGTCAAGTCGGCGGCGGTCGACGGCTCGTGGAGCACCGAGTTCAAAAACATCAACAAGGGCGATCAGCCTGAGGTGCTATTCAGCGTGCCGGCCGGGTTTAATAAAATGAGCTTACCATCGATGAGGGCGCCGCGCGGGATGAACCCGAGCAACCTTTACCGGAACATGAAGGAATTACCCGATCAGGAATAG
- a CDS encoding TatD family hydrolase, which yields MYIDTHAHLTFPEFALDLPDVIKRAKEAGLEAIVNIALDDEALKRSVALAAEYPGYLFTAAGIHPQEAQDYREADYQRFKDLAKQHQLVAIGETGLDYHYRLSPVEAQQQVFRRFLQLCQEIDKPAVIHSRDAARDTLTILREENKGKLKGVLHCFAGDLTLGQAALDMGLYISFTANITFPKADDLREAVKQVPLERIMIETDCPFLAPQAFRGQRNEPAYAVKVAEQIAAVKGLTTAEVALATTRNAKRLFLIG from the coding sequence ATGTACATCGACACCCACGCGCACTTAACTTTTCCTGAGTTCGCGCTCGACCTCCCCGACGTTATCAAACGGGCCAAAGAAGCCGGCCTGGAAGCGATCGTCAATATCGCCTTGGATGATGAGGCGCTGAAAAGATCGGTCGCCCTCGCTGCCGAATATCCCGGCTATCTCTTTACCGCGGCCGGGATCCACCCGCAAGAAGCCCAGGATTACCGGGAAGCGGATTATCAACGGTTCAAGGATTTGGCGAAACAACATCAGCTCGTCGCGATCGGCGAGACCGGCCTCGATTACCATTACCGGCTCTCCCCGGTCGAAGCCCAGCAGCAGGTCTTTCGCCGCTTTCTCCAGCTCTGCCAGGAGATCGATAAACCGGCCGTCATCCACTCCCGCGACGCCGCGCGCGACACGCTGACGATCTTGCGGGAAGAAAATAAGGGGAAGCTGAAGGGTGTTCTGCATTGCTTTGCCGGGGATCTGACGCTGGGCCAGGCGGCATTGGACATGGGACTCTATATCTCGTTCACCGCCAATATCACTTTCCCCAAGGCGGACGATCTGCGCGAGGCGGTCAAACAGGTGCCGCTGGAGCGGATCATGATCGAGACCGATTGTCCGTTCCTCGCCCCTCAGGCGTTCCGCGGCCAAAGGAACGAGCCGGCTTACGCGGTAAAAGTGGCGGAACAGATCGCGGCGGTCAAAGGCCTGACCACGGCCGAGGTTGCTTTAGCGACGACCCGGAACGCCAAACGGCTATTCCTGATCGGGTAA
- a CDS encoding dihydroorotate dehydrogenase, producing MELAGIKLKNPIMVASGTFGWGKEYSEYLDLNKLGAIITKSITLKPRAGNPAPRIAETPSGMLNSIGLQNEGLEHFLQEDLPFLAKFDTPTIVNIAGETVEEYAELAKRLSKETMVKGLEVNISCPNVKSGGMAFGVDAGLTAQVISAVRKATTQPVIAKLTPNVTDITVIGQAAVDAGADALSAINTIVGMVIDTETRDSRLGTKTGGLSGPAIRPIAVRMVYELTRAVKVPVIGIGGIMTGSDAAEFLLAGAKAVQVGTANFVDTGAPLRILAELNDYVHRHPRALNFS from the coding sequence ATGGAGTTAGCCGGGATCAAGTTAAAAAATCCGATCATGGTCGCCTCGGGAACGTTCGGCTGGGGCAAGGAATACTCCGAGTATCTGGACCTTAATAAGCTCGGCGCGATAATCACCAAGAGCATCACGCTCAAGCCGCGCGCCGGGAACCCCGCCCCCCGGATCGCGGAAACGCCGTCGGGCATGCTCAATTCGATCGGCCTGCAGAACGAGGGGTTGGAACATTTTCTGCAAGAAGACCTCCCCTTCCTCGCCAAGTTCGATACCCCGACGATCGTCAACATCGCCGGCGAGACGGTGGAAGAATACGCCGAACTGGCCAAGCGGTTAAGCAAAGAGACCATGGTCAAGGGGCTCGAGGTCAATATCTCCTGCCCTAACGTGAAAAGCGGCGGTATGGCGTTCGGCGTAGATGCCGGATTAACCGCCCAAGTCATCTCGGCTGTCCGTAAAGCGACGACCCAGCCGGTCATCGCCAAGCTGACGCCGAACGTGACCGACATCACCGTCATCGGCCAGGCGGCGGTCGACGCCGGAGCGGACGCTCTCTCCGCCATCAACACGATCGTCGGCATGGTCATCGACACGGAGACCCGCGACTCGCGACTCGGGACAAAAACCGGGGGCCTTTCTGGGCCAGCGATCAGGCCAATTGCCGTCCGGATGGTCTATGAACTGACCCGGGCCGTTAAAGTCCCGGTCATCGGGATCGGCGGGATCATGACCGGCAGCGACGCGGCCGAGTTCCTGCTGGCCGGCGCCAAAGCGGTCCAGGTCGGCACGGCCAACTTCGTCGATACCGGGGCCCCCCTGCGGATCCTGGCCGAATTGAACGACTATGTACATCGACACCCACGCGCACTTAACTTTTCCTGA
- a CDS encoding dihydroorotate dehydrogenase electron transfer subunit, which produces MPIQEKCRILDHQKIGPRFYKLTLLSQYIATHAEPGQFVEVRCSDSYDPLLRRPISLHRINPEHETFELFYEVVGRGTELLTKYFVGEELDVLGPLGSGFKIDPGKKAHLLVGGGMGVAPLLALANKLKSSKPFILIGAREKDCVQCEAELKEVADRVIVSTDDGSHGKKGLVSDLLLDLLENTLGARDWGLTEIYACGPKAMLKAVAEIAWQKKIDCQLSLEERMACGVGACKGCAIMTKGGYKMVCKDGPVFDAKEITWS; this is translated from the coding sequence ATGCCGATCCAGGAAAAGTGCCGGATACTCGACCACCAAAAGATCGGCCCCCGCTTTTACAAACTGACCCTCCTTTCCCAATATATCGCGACCCACGCCGAACCCGGGCAGTTCGTGGAGGTCAGGTGTTCGGACAGTTACGACCCCCTCCTCCGCCGGCCGATCAGCCTCCACCGGATCAACCCGGAACACGAGACCTTTGAGCTCTTCTACGAAGTGGTCGGCCGGGGGACCGAACTTTTGACCAAATATTTCGTCGGCGAAGAACTGGACGTCCTCGGCCCTTTAGGCAGCGGCTTTAAGATTGACCCGGGGAAGAAGGCCCATCTCTTAGTCGGCGGAGGCATGGGCGTCGCTCCCTTGCTTGCCTTGGCCAACAAGCTCAAAAGCAGCAAACCGTTCATCCTGATTGGGGCAAGGGAGAAAGATTGTGTGCAGTGCGAAGCGGAGCTGAAAGAAGTTGCCGACCGGGTGATCGTCAGCACCGATGACGGCAGTCACGGAAAGAAGGGACTGGTAAGCGATCTGCTCCTTGATCTGCTCGAGAATACGCTGGGGGCTAGGGACTGGGGACTAACGGAAATATACGCTTGTGGGCCGAAGGCGATGCTCAAGGCTGTTGCCGAGATCGCCTGGCAAAAGAAGATCGACTGCCAGTTGTCCCTGGAAGAACGGATGGCGTGCGGCGTGGGAGCCTGTAAAGGTTGTGCTATTATGACCAAGGGTGGTTATAAAATGGTCTGTAAGGATGGGCCGGTCTTTGACGCTAAGGAGATCACATGGAGTTAG
- a CDS encoding GGDEF domain-containing protein: MGRPLSLVQGKQIRALSLENRRLRGRVAALENNNERLLEQALRDPLTGLLNKRGFTAGYERTLSAAIRHGRKFTLAILDLDFFKKVNDTHGHAAGDFVLQEVAQIMQKALRLTDTVARWGGEEIAVLLDETSFAQATVPLERIRQRIAEHAFSFKGTAIKLTASIGYTAYEPDKLRFHMDQDGHQALKETLFEKADLALYYAKNAGRNQISGQE; encoded by the coding sequence GTGGGCAGACCTTTATCTTTGGTTCAGGGAAAACAAATCCGGGCGTTAAGTCTGGAGAACCGGCGTTTGCGCGGCCGGGTCGCGGCGCTGGAAAATAACAACGAGCGGCTGCTGGAGCAGGCTCTGCGCGACCCGTTGACCGGCTTGCTTAATAAACGCGGTTTTACCGCCGGTTACGAACGGACCCTCTCGGCCGCCATCCGGCACGGCCGCAAGTTCACCCTGGCGATCCTCGACCTTGATTTCTTTAAAAAAGTTAACGATACGCACGGCCACGCGGCCGGCGATTTTGTCCTGCAAGAGGTTGCCCAAATAATGCAGAAGGCGCTCCGGTTGACCGATACCGTCGCTCGTTGGGGGGGGGAAGAGATCGCCGTGCTCCTGGACGAGACCTCGTTCGCCCAGGCGACCGTACCGCTGGAGAGGATCAGGCAGCGGATCGCCGAACACGCCTTCTCGTTCAAGGGGACGGCGATCAAGTTGACCGCCAGTATCGGCTATACCGCTTATGAACCGGACAAACTGCGCTTTCATATGGACCAGGACGGCCATCAGGCGTTAAAAGAGACGCTTTTTGAGAAGGCGGACCTGGCCCTTTATTACGCCAAGAACGCCGGCCGCAACCAGATCAGCGGACAGGAATAG
- a CDS encoding NADH-quinone oxidoreductase subunit B family protein, producing the protein MIKNRLRQGIVDLPRQELTAEVEALGKELKRVIDRRFKGSFQIREVDTGSCGACESEIISTTNPIYDIQRFGVSFVASPKHADALLVTGPVSRNMLLALQKTYEALPGEKFVITVGDCALNGGLFKDSYYTLGGVDKVLKVDLHIPGCPPSPTTIIRHLLAFLAA; encoded by the coding sequence ATGATCAAAAACCGTCTGCGCCAGGGGATCGTCGATCTGCCGCGCCAGGAGCTGACCGCCGAGGTTGAAGCCTTGGGGAAAGAATTAAAGCGGGTCATCGACCGGCGGTTCAAGGGGTCGTTCCAGATCCGCGAGGTCGACACCGGCTCGTGCGGCGCCTGCGAATCGGAGATCATCTCGACCACCAACCCGATCTATGACATCCAGCGGTTCGGTGTCAGTTTTGTCGCCTCGCCCAAGCACGCCGACGCCTTGCTGGTGACCGGCCCGGTCAGCCGCAACATGCTGTTGGCTCTGCAGAAGACTTACGAAGCGCTGCCGGGGGAGAAATTTGTCATCACCGTGGGCGACTGCGCGTTGAACGGGGGATTATTCAAGGATTCGTATTACACGCTGGGCGGGGTCGATAAGGTCCTCAAGGTCGATCTGCATATCCCCGGCTGCCCTCCCTCTCCCACCACGATCATCAGGCATTTGTTGGCATTCCTGGCGGCATAA
- a CDS encoding NADH-quinone oxidoreductase subunit C, which translates to MGIREELHGKYKIEPVTVNAKIPGESYLTVKPADFIPACLALHKLCASPVMMMFAEDKRRTRSCFRLNTAFYAAAERHWFYVCLDLPAGAESFPSLAKEIYSASLFEREIREMFGIDLEGSPDLRRLRLHDEVWPAGVFPLRKDFVAPSAAGPTGQSYDFIKGEGEGLFEIPVGPVHAGIIGPGHFRFSVAGEPIINLEIRLGFTHRGVEKIMEGKTLIEGLRLSECVAGDSAFAHSLAFVLASEKLLGLTPPPRAVLLRAVYLELERMSNHLNDIGGIALDVGFTFAASFASVQKERMLQLNDRLTGSRYLKGINLVGGVAKDLDKNLAAELTAKLLSLTIDLKELEGILFNSASFIDRVDSTGILRRKTAEDIGVLGLAARACGLPRDLRADLEPYRSAGFQPVVQETGDCLARLKMRLLEFKRSSELISNFLGQLLPGDLTVTAPSPVEGYGLGAVEGWRGPVLYWLKLDNEGKIERCKIVDPSFHNWEGLSYAAQGEIIPDFPLCNKSFDLSYAGNDL; encoded by the coding sequence ATGGGTATCAGGGAAGAGTTACACGGCAAATATAAGATCGAACCGGTCACGGTCAACGCCAAGATACCGGGGGAAAGTTATTTGACGGTCAAGCCGGCCGATTTTATCCCCGCTTGTCTGGCCCTGCACAAGCTTTGCGCCTCGCCGGTCATGATGATGTTCGCGGAAGATAAGCGGCGGACGCGCTCCTGTTTCCGGCTCAACACCGCTTTCTACGCGGCGGCGGAGCGGCACTGGTTCTACGTTTGCCTCGATCTCCCGGCGGGGGCCGAGTCGTTCCCTTCCCTGGCTAAAGAGATCTATTCCGCCAGCTTGTTCGAACGGGAGATCCGGGAGATGTTCGGGATCGACCTGGAGGGGAGCCCCGACCTGCGCCGCTTGCGGCTGCACGACGAGGTCTGGCCGGCAGGCGTTTTCCCGCTCCGCAAAGACTTCGTCGCCCCGTCGGCCGCAGGGCCGACCGGACAGTCCTACGATTTTATCAAAGGCGAAGGCGAAGGGTTGTTCGAAATACCGGTCGGGCCGGTGCACGCCGGCATCATCGGCCCGGGCCATTTCCGCTTCAGCGTCGCCGGGGAACCGATCATTAACCTGGAAATCAGGCTCGGCTTTACTCATCGCGGCGTGGAAAAGATCATGGAAGGGAAAACTTTGATCGAAGGGCTCCGTTTAAGCGAATGCGTGGCCGGCGACTCCGCTTTTGCCCACAGCCTGGCCTTTGTGCTAGCGTCGGAAAAGCTGCTCGGCTTGACGCCTCCCCCGCGCGCCGTCTTGCTCCGTGCCGTTTATCTGGAACTGGAGCGGATGTCCAACCATCTCAACGACATCGGCGGGATCGCGCTCGACGTCGGTTTCACCTTTGCCGCCTCGTTCGCCTCGGTCCAGAAAGAGAGGATGCTGCAGCTGAACGACCGGCTGACCGGCAGCCGTTATTTGAAGGGGATCAATCTGGTCGGCGGCGTCGCCAAGGACCTCGATAAGAACCTGGCCGCCGAGCTGACTGCCAAGCTCCTCTCTTTGACCATCGACTTGAAAGAGCTGGAGGGGATACTGTTCAACAGCGCCAGTTTTATCGACCGGGTCGATTCGACCGGCATTCTCCGCCGGAAGACCGCCGAAGATATCGGCGTGCTCGGCCTGGCCGCGCGCGCCTGCGGCCTGCCGCGCGACCTGCGCGCCGACCTTGAGCCGTACCGATCGGCCGGCTTCCAGCCGGTCGTCCAGGAAACCGGCGATTGCCTGGCCCGGCTAAAAATGCGGTTGCTGGAGTTCAAGCGATCGAGCGAATTGATCAGCAATTTTCTCGGGCAGCTTCTCCCCGGTGATTTGACGGTTACGGCCCCCTCTCCGGTCGAAGGTTACGGGTTGGGAGCAGTTGAAGGGTGGCGCGGCCCGGTCCTCTACTGGCTGAAGCTGGACAATGAAGGGAAGATCGAACGGTGCAAGATCGTCGATCCTTCTTTCCATAACTGGGAAGGACTTTCCTACGCCGCCCAGGGGGAGATCATCCCCGACTTTCCGCTCTGCAACAAGAGCTTTGATCTTTCTTACGCGGGGAACGACCTGTAA